From the Primulina tabacum isolate GXHZ01 chromosome 15, ASM2559414v2, whole genome shotgun sequence genome, one window contains:
- the LOC142526392 gene encoding uncharacterized protein LOC142526392 — protein sequence MVNSRNSIQNSIPDDIALQIASSLEVMDVCSLGSCSRFWKELCGSDCVWEVLCKDRWPAIAWDQKSDQKMDSDSKGWRELYIFKHNEMAGKAALIHDFVERALAYESIEVGNYLKAIELLNSLHFGFKDVEMFLLKPKLHVLLNLVGLHYCIICLGVPVEYVVEALNQSQISERQVCVQWWKLGRWFYGFRLRDELHSRSITLGDLAAYNEEVLGVLHRGAIHEVIRVQISIAKPMHSSWSQQVAQV from the exons ATGGTGAATTCACGAAACAGCATACAGAATTCAATTCCAGATGATATTGCCCTCCAAATAGCTTCTTCCCTTGAG GTTATGGATGTGTGTTCATTAGGCAGTTGCTCCAGGTTCTGGAAGGAGCTATGCGGGTCCGATTGCGTGTGGGAGGTTTTATGCAAAGACAGGTGGCCTGCGATTGCTTGGGATCAGAAATCCGATCAAAAAATGGACTCCGATTCCAAG GGGTGGAGGGAGTTGTATATATTCAAACATAATGAGATGGCTGGAAAAGCAGCCTTGATACACGATTTTGTGGAACGAGCTTTAGCTTACGAGTCGATTGAGGTCGGAAACTATTTGAAAGCTATCGAATTACTCAATTCTCTGCATTTTGGTTTCAAAGATGTTGAAATGTTCTTACTCAAACCAAAGCTCCACGTGCTACTTAACTTGGTTGGCCTGCATTACTGCATCATTTGTCTTGGCGTGCCG GTCGAGTATGTGGTGGAGGCACTAAACCAAAGCCAAATTTCGGAAAGGCAAGTGTGTGTCCAATGGTGGAAGCTTGGTAGATGGTTCTATGGTTTCCGTTTACGTGATGAATTACATTCTCGTAGCATAACTTTGGGTGATTTAGCGGCATACAACGAAGAGGTCCTTGGTGTGCTTCATCGTGGTGCCATTCATGAAGTGATTCGTGTCCAAATTTCTATTGCTAAGCCTATGCATTCGTCCTGGTCACAACAAGTCGCTCAAGTGTGA
- the LOC142527501 gene encoding basic helix-loop-helix protein A-like, which yields MRFISVCEMSSRGKTLLQLEEDEIRNLFLGIMEGYKDTVIPPLSYFSPISISENGSSSRKRDEEEESIWAEKSLSERKRRKQINDNFSVLHSMVPSLFKISKPSREDIIDETVKFINSLQEEILWLESLKKQPWYESKDAKKQVLSKCTNQNSSVNVTLFNNATFLAIDVPFRPGLMTDIVYVLDKHRTEILEARFSVNNQNLLTFAATLMGPNHHGHDIVIEKMKEELLRL from the exons ATGAGGTTCATTTCAGTGTGCGAAATGAGCAGCAGGGGGAAAACGCTGCTACAGTTGGAAGAAGATGAAATAAGAAATCTGTTTCTGGGCATTATGGAAGGGTACAAGGACACTGTGATCCCACCACtttcttatttttcaccaatttcAATCAGCGAAAATGGGTCGAGTTCAAGAAAAAGAGATGAAGAAGAGGAGTCCATTTGGGCTGAGAAATCACTCAGCGAACGCAAAAGGAGAAAGCAAATTAATGATAATTTCTCTGTTCTTCATTCTATGGTGCCCAGCCTTTTCAAGATCAGTAAG CCCTCAAGGGAAGACATTATAGATGAAACGGTGAAGTTCATTAATTCCCTTCAAGAAGAGATACTGTGGCTAGAGAGTTTAAAGAAACAGCCATGGTATGAATCAAAGGATGCAAAAAAGCAAGTTTTATCAAAATGCACAAACCAGAACTCCTCAGTCAATGTCACACTATTCAATAATGCCACATTTCTCGCCATTGACGTCCCGTTTAGACCTGGTTTGATGACTGATATTGTATATGTGCTGGATAAGCATCGAACTGAGATTTTGGAGGCAAGATTCTCGGTTAATAATCAAAACTTGTTGACATTCGCAGCCACGCTAATGGGACCGAATCATCATGGACACGACATTGTCATTGAGAAGATGAAGGAAGAGCTTCTACGCTTGTAG
- the LOC142526391 gene encoding tubby-like F-box protein 6, whose translation MMNLGLKSRSRRVVQDSSTAVEKSKLYVGSNNNSLSKGLSDNYDYSCWDSLPSELLREVLMKVEESESKWPGRKHVVACAGVCKSWREMMKELVKNPEDSGKITFPISVKQPGPRESLLHCFIKRNRATQTYYLFVSLSQALADDGKFLLAARKCKRATCTDYMITLHADDKSKGSNTYIGKLRSNFLGAKFVVYDTHPPHCGAKMAKSWSTRLVGSKQIYPRIAAGNHPVAHISYELNVLGARGPRRMRCLMDVIPASSIRPGGVAPTQTHFPITSVDSSPTIPFFRSRSNRLDGTVSEHLSGQTDSSLVLRNKAPRWHEQLQCWCLNFHGRVTVASVKNFQLVASPENGLVGPEHDKIILQFGKVGKDVFTMDYRYPISAFQAFTICLSSFDTKIACE comes from the exons ATGATGAATCTGGGCTTGAAGTCCCGGTCACGGAGAGTGGTTCAGGACAGCTCAACGGCGGTCGAAAAATCTAAACTTTATGTTGGAAGCAACAACAATAGTTTAAGCAAAGGTTTGTCGGATAATTATGATTATAGTTGTTGGGATAGCTTGCCTTCGGAATTACTTAGGGAGGTGTTGATGAAAGTGGAGGAGAGTGAATCTAAATGGCCGGGGAGAAAACATGTGGTGGCCTGCGCTGGTGTGTGCAAGAGCTGGAGGGAGATGATGAAGGAGCTGGTGAAAAATCCTGAGGATTCGGGGAAGATCACGTTCCCGATTTCTGTTAAGCAG CCTGGCCCAAGGGAGTCTCTACTCCATTGTTTTATAAAACGGAATCGTGCAACCCAAACATATTATCTTTTCGTGAGTTTAAGTCAAG cactGGCTGATGATGGAAAGTTTCTTCTAGCTGCTCGTAAGTGTAAGCGAGCCACTTGTACAGACTACATGATCACTCTGCATGCCGATGATAAGTCGAAGGGGAGCAACACTTACATCGGAAAATTAAG ATCTAATTTTCTTGGAGCAAAATTTGTGGTCTACGACACTCATCCTCCTCATTGTGGAGCAAAAATGGCAAAAAGTTGGTCCACTCGCCTGGTTGGCTCAAAACAAATATATCCAAGGATTGCTGCTGGAAACCATCCGGTGGCTCACATTTCGTACGAGTTGAATGTGTTGGGAGCTAG AGGTCCAAGACGAATGCGCTGCTTAATGGATGTGATTCCAGCTTCTTCCATAAGACCTGGAGGAGTTGCTCCTACACAAACTCACTTCCCTATCACCAGTGTTGATTCATCTCCTACAATCCCTTTTTTTCGTTCAAGATCTAATCGTCTAGACGGTACTGTATCCGAACATTTGAGTGGCCAGACGGATAGTTCACTTGTGTTGAGAAATAAGGCCCCGAGATGGCATGAACAGCTCCAGTGCTGGTGCTTGAACTTCCACGGGCGTGTAACCGTCGCATCAGTGAAAAATTTTCAGTTGGTTGCTTCTCCTGAGAATGGTCTTGTTGGGCCCGAACATGATAAAATCATTCTTCAGTTCGGGAAAGTGGGGAAAGACGTGTTTACTATGGACTATCGGTATCCAATATCAGCTTTCCAGGCTTTCACAATCTGTCTTAGCAGCTTCGACACTAAAATTGCCTGCGAATGA